The Clostridiisalibacter paucivorans DSM 22131 genome has a segment encoding these proteins:
- a CDS encoding tyrosine-type recombinase/integrase: MKINIQKDFSDKSFKEGFKDFIRYCKVRNLSSSTLRYYNTTVDKFTEFFNEDNPINIITEGTIHDYILYLREESNCNNISINTHLRGIRAILYYFMNLNYMKKFKIKMLKAEKKIKETYSDRELEILLKKPNLKKCKFNEYRNWVLINYLLATGNRANTIVNLKIKDLDFEGGYIHLTTTKNRRQQIIPMSKKLSRILIEYLQYRGSELDNYLFPNAYNKQLTVNGLGQAIRKYNLKRGVPKTSLHLFRHTFAKKWILAGGDIFRLQKILGHSTLDVVKEYVNMFAEDLVDDFDKLNTLDQITSSGKDDYITLNKGGRR; the protein is encoded by the coding sequence ATGAAAATTAATATACAAAAAGATTTTTCTGACAAAAGTTTTAAAGAAGGATTTAAAGATTTTATAAGATATTGCAAGGTAAGAAATTTATCATCATCTACATTAAGATATTATAACACTACAGTAGATAAATTTACAGAGTTTTTTAATGAAGATAATCCAATCAATATTATTACAGAGGGAACTATACACGATTATATATTATATCTAAGGGAAGAAAGTAACTGTAATAACATATCCATAAATACACATCTAAGAGGTATAAGGGCAATTCTATATTATTTCATGAACTTAAATTATATGAAGAAGTTTAAAATAAAAATGTTAAAAGCAGAGAAAAAAATAAAAGAAACATATTCAGATAGAGAGTTAGAAATATTACTAAAGAAACCTAATTTAAAAAAATGTAAATTTAATGAATATAGAAATTGGGTTCTTATTAATTATCTATTAGCCACAGGAAACAGAGCCAACACAATTGTAAATTTAAAAATAAAGGATTTAGATTTTGAAGGTGGTTATATCCATTTAACTACAACTAAGAATAGAAGGCAACAGATCATTCCGATGTCAAAGAAATTAAGTCGCATACTAATAGAATACTTACAATATAGAGGTAGCGAATTAGATAACTATTTATTTCCTAATGCCTACAATAAGCAATTAACTGTTAATGGTTTAGGACAGGCAATAAGAAAATATAATTTAAAGCGTGGAGTACCTAAAACAAGTTTACATTTATTTAGACATACATTTGCTAAGAAATGGATTTTAGCAGGTGGGGACATATTCCGATTACAAAAAATATTAGGACACAGTACATTAGATGTAGTCAAAGAGTATGTCAATATGTTTGCAGAGGATTTAGTAGATGATTTTGATAAATTAAATACACTAGACCAAATAACATCTAGTGGAAAAGATGATTACATTACCCTTAATAAAGGGGGTAGAAGATAA